DNA from Danaus plexippus chromosome 6, MEX_DaPlex, whole genome shotgun sequence:
gcattaattaaattattgctttGAAAATGacatgaattattaaatttatttcttgctTGTACTAAAATCTCTATAAACGTAGTTAAACTTAggctataaatatatctaccTTTTAGTCTAGCATTTTAAAGGTGAACGCTCTTTTTAACTAAATGAGTTCTTTGAGGTCATTTTGCAAAAAACAATCAACTATCATCGTGTCAGTTGATTcatgtttagttttttaacaAACCAAAAGATGTCGTTACATGTTACTTTCTTAATGAAAACCTCATATAAAACgagtagatttttttaaagtctagACTTCGGCAGTATACTTTAGACATCAGTTTAAAGACGTGTATAGATTGTTCTCTACtggatatttataaagtttttacacaaaattttggattaaacctatatattttaagttaattacgAAGTTTAACGGATGCATTTCCAAGCTATTACCTCCCACAATTTAAACccatttaaaacttttctaataacatcttttacaaattaacgactatgttattttaagaatatatggTATTGTTTTAGTGTTGGTATTCGTTGTTTGTATACAGCgtgttatttttcttatacattaGTACTTCTGTATATATCATTCTTTGTTTATAGAATCAAGAgcaaattaaacttaataagcgattgaaatatcataaaacataCACTTCGTAAAATAGTATGAttaaagtaaacattatttctatTGGAGGAGAGTCAATACTTGCAAATGACACCTGAACATTGAGCACATAAAACAGATCAATATTGAGAGATCAACAAGCAAGCGACGTCGACTCCTTTCCAATTTCGATACGGCATTGGACGCGTATTATCGATTCCCTTTGAAGCAACATCCATCATAGAAGCAAACAAACCCGGCTGGCTTATGAATTattctttgtaatttaataaatatatgtataaagttatataaacaatataccGCTTCAAATATTCCTTATATCATAACCTTTACGCGAGTAATGAATTGTACTCGTACAGTTATTACGCTatgttgaaattttgtatttttttttatttcattttttttttaatatagtatgtGTCGTAGATTTATATTGATACTATGAATAATAGTTTCTTATGTGAAGCaacaaaatcatttcaatCTTGATTTTTCCATGGGATGTTCCTTCCgtgtgaatttttaattttactgaaaaaaaaagatactctttgattgtaaatatagCATAGATTGTTGAGTTTGTTGAAAATTCGAGAAAGAAGAATGTTACTCGAAAAGTACTcttgaatttttaatgaaaaatataatatcgaaAACATAAAAGTGAAGAAATGTTTATACTTTAATGATTTTTGGTTCATCTTAGACTTCTGGTTAAtatcgtaatataaatatacacaagaTATTGATAAACATAGCAAAAGTTATAGACACAAAGTTAAACAAACGACGTCGCACACTGAGGTATCTTTCTgttagaattataatataaatatttgaaagttacttagaaagaattaaaataaggtacttatttcatattaatgtaaGGCTTTGAGatacaaatacaattataataattatatacataggCATACCATTCTTCACGTAAATTCAAAAGAATTGGTAACTTTTTCAATAAGCAAAATCTCGGGACGTGAGGTTTTCATACTGAATTCGAAACTCGAGGTGGGGCAGAGGAGGCATGAGGTCTTTACACACAGacgatataatgaaatattaaaagaaattacttataatacaaaatagttcatctgaattataattaattttgtgtaaGACTATTCGACTATGCCATATTAAATCAGTATGTAAATGAATCGCTGTGAGTGACAACCCACAACAAACACCTAATAAATAGAGCTTCGTTACCGAGTATACACTCACTCGTAAGTCGTGACGGGAAATTTTCTCCGTCTTCGTAAGCCTCACATCCATGGAGACGAAACTTTTTGTACACTTCTTGTGTATGTTTCTCTCAGACGGCAAAGAAACCACAGTCTGTGTGAATGATTAGTGTTTTATACTAGACTGTCCTCGTGTTTTGTAGAATattcctttttatataaaattaattacatttattataaaattttctattgtgTTTTCATTATATGCTTTACATTGagtataattttgtgtttttcaGCTTATCttgtatttatctttaaactCCAGctactattaaattaaaagtgtcGGCAATTAGTAAGGTATACCTATGCACGAGATGAAAGCAAAAGGCCTCGGCTGTttctaaaactataaaatataactttaattttatattaatgacaaaGCGCTTGAAGCTTTTAAAATGACTCATGCACCTCAAAGTGTAAAAGACGGCATTTTgcttcatataattttgaagtttGTTACTATATTCGCTCCTCGTACGGACATAAGATGttatcacaatattatatcttatctAAACATGAAAAGGTAAGCAAATAACGAATTAGACATAGCTAATTTGTAACTCAAATCGAAGTTCACTGCACGCTGAATACAGAATGAGCGTTATAtttcaagtaataaaataaaacattccagTAGAACGTATAGCCGTAATGAATTCGGCGATAGgcacataaaaaacaaaataaatcataacgaaacataatgttttcattttgcCGACCGCCCGCTGAATGTTATGGCGgacttaatttttcttttacgaCCACCACTATTCCGAAAAAGACattgagttttttattattattaaccgCTATTTGGTGGAAGACCCAAAATTTTGCGGTGCTTAAAAAAAcagtcatttattatatataccgTACCtaggtatataataattacaaagcaATCAGGCACATAATTAACTAAATTAgaagaaaattattcaatttatagataggtaatataaaaaaacctcAATCTAATCTCATAACAATTGACAACTGAATATAAGACTTCACATacgttaaaaatacaattattttaatacaatcaatGTTTtgcaaactaaatatttatgtacaaaataggTAAAGATTCTAGTCTAGTCTTCTAGTCTTTTATTTAGGTACTAGAGCGAGTCCAGATCATGGATTGCtagcaaatttttaaattaactacatCAGTTCATACCCATAAAAGCTATGTAGGTAATACATTAGAGCGGTAGCtagttttataagtaatgCATTGGGTCTTTAAAAACTCATTAggcaaaaaataaagattcacTACAAACAGAGGAGTGTAGGTATGTAGctgttcttaattatttatttatgataaaatgcaGAGTTAACTatgtctatatttaatttctaataggttaattgaaatttaagtgTTCgcctttgatttaaaaataatgatgatTTAACAagtgcttttaaatattagatcCAGTAGatgtatttacaatttatttatttttttatcacaaaagGTGCAAAagagacggcctacctgatggaggtagcaCCGTCACccgttatgttatgttatgccTCTgagattatttcaaaattattttgcggatgcgttgcaaCTCAGAGgcagagggagaggaaagtttgggaaaagagaaaaaggaaagggcaaccggctctctcactcgtcgaacgaaacgcagccattaaagactgctTCACGCCGTTCGTCTGTGAGAGGCTGGTACTTcaccggtcgagccagcccatgttcgagctacAGTAATTTgatcacagctaggctctaccaccttggAAATTATATTGCtagatgaaaatataaacataaataagtaATCATTTACGAAGCCAAAGTCGAAGTAAAaccttgtattttataattgaagcCTATCTTGGAGTCTTTATAACGGAGgctgtttgtaatatatataacactcaTTTTCTATCTAGACGTGGAATAAATATCTTTCTGTTTCATTTCCAGCAACGAAATAAGAATGATCAAAAAAGACGTTAtgcatttaaaagttttttttccttattgcATATGGTacttctaattttatatagagcaGCTCTGaagaatttgtattttaaataaataaaaaggtaatTTGGCTTCTCACTTATGcactattatttcttataatattattaaatttcataatatattatggtaTCCGtgtttactaaatataaaaaaagaacttgAGCTGTTGAATATATTGATTGATACATATAACACTATAAAATGATGTTTCCAAACGTATTCGATGTCAATGTGGATTCCGTCAATgtcaaattgaaaaaatattatcaatgtttttgtCGAATTGTTCATAATTGATTTCTAAAACATGAGACGGGCGAACAAAATATCGTCATTTTTACAATCAACATAAACAAATGATAAGATAATTCCCCACGGTCACAAGTTAGTCGTAAGAATAAAGTGTCTCCAATAAGTCGAAATAATGTCATTGAGGACTATTTTAATACGGTAATGGTTTAAATATCGTGCCACCacaaaaacgtttttttttaattttattaagtttaatttatttaaaatttacagtaTATTTGATGTTTGTCAAtgattctaaaatataattaattttctctgTATAGGAATTTATTCCGACAAAAGAAAGTTTTTCACTTAACGCCATGTATAATTCAAAGTCAGAAACAATACGAGGACAGGTACTCAAATAGAAGTTGGAAGAATGAAAATATCTCTGTAGGATTACTCGCCTCCCTCATACTGGGCACACAGCTGACAggtatattctaaatatattaacatatacatatgttattaattaatttgtttccatatacatacaatttaacattatttatttcacttataaGAGTAGTTTACAATTATAGAATGAAGTATTGAAATATACAATGCCACCACATGCCTTCTTTACTTTGAAATAACcgacaataataaattttaataccacTTTAAGACTCCTTCATACAATTTACCATTAcctaatattgattatattatttgcagcatttaataaagtaagtgCATTGAAACATATATcaagtttttcaatatataactgTTATGTAATTGATtgagaaatgaaatataaccTCCCTCGTTCACAGAGAATAacgataatgaaaataaacaaaatgagaGTGAGCCGCACCAGCAGGCCGGAGCTAAACGGCCGGACTTACCGACATACAGGGCCGAGGAAGTCAGTCAACATAATAATGAGTAAGGGGTTGTTCACATATGTTGATTAAACACTGAAATAAATGACCTACTTACTAGATTATTCCTGAAATTATAGTTGCaaatgacattatttaaatcaatacagagatatattatttatatacaagaatGTATCAATTCAATATTAGCTTTATTATTGGTGATGATGTGATACAATGTAGTACCATCTggtagaattttatattaaaggcaAGGATTCCCAAACTTGATTTAGTACAAGTTCtactaaaactatttaagtTTCCTTTATAGGGTTGATTTGTTATAACTTGATTTGTGGTTCCATTAAGCACCAGGTATTTTGTTTGTGCCATGTGCTGCAGTATCCAATAAGCCTATATAAAATTCGTAACATGTGAATTGTGCTAAGTAGCAAGACTGAATGAcggaaagtaatttataaaagtgatCTACCTACATTATACTtgacatcatattattattcaacaaTACCAACCAAGTATAACGAATACACAACATATTCAAAGTTTGGGAATCTCTGTAGTGTAATAATCATTAATGCTATTTATTTAGGAGGAGTTTCTGGGTGACATACAAGCAGGGAGTGTATGATGTGACGTCATTCCTGCCGTCTCACCCCGGCGGTGAACAAATATACAATGCGGCCGGCCTCAGTGTAGAGCCTTTTTGGAATGTGTATGGCATGCATAAGACTAAGGAGATTTATGAATTACTAGAGAGCTACAGGATAGGTCAGTCTTAACATATGACAGTAGGCTTGTAACACACTGTCTCTTATGGAGTAGGAGAGTAGtagcaatttatttgttagtaCTTTAACATGACACATGTATGGTATAGTACTTGGATAGTTGGCACATGTTAAGTGAGATgcaatcatttttattcaagtaCTTTTGGTGGCTAACAAGAAGTCACTTGGGAATATACAGCGATTAACATCATTAGCTAATAGATTTCACTGTTTGGTTGCATTCATTGACAAATATGAAGCCAGAgatatgttatttgtttagAACCTCCCCCTTTGTTTTGGTCGATTAGTAATTCTGTAGTTGAAGTCACAgagtttcttataataaataaaaaactaatagacTAACTCACGTCTCAAAACCAGGCAATCTTCACGAGGACGATTTAGTGGATCACTCGGACGACGAGATGTGGGCCAAGGAACCGTTCAGAGACAAGCGACTCTGCGTGAAGACAGCCAGACCGTTCAACGCCGAGACGCCGCCCGCTGAACAAGTGCGACACTTCGACACTCCGGCGTGAGTCACATCACACATACAGATGTCCGCGTATCAGCTGCGGTGCTAGGTGTAGGTCTCAGCTCAGTAGTGTCACTATTAACCGTTACCGATGTTACGTCACTGACTCCCAGTGAGCTATTCTACGTCCGTCAACACATGCCGGTGCCGGATCTGGACGGCAGCTGTCACAGGCTGACGGTGCTGGTGGAGGGGGAGGGGGAGCGGCGCCTGCAGCTGTCCGTAGACGAACTGAATAGGTTCAAGCGGCAGGAGGTGCGGGCGGCGCTCATGTGTGCCGGGAACAGGAGGTCCGAGATGAACCTGGTGAGTATGAGACACTCGGAGACATCGGAACATCTTCACTGGCGATAGATATGGTAATCTGAAATGTTCTGGTCTGTCACGCGACAAGTGCAACAGAGACCGGAACATTACAGGTTGGAACGAATTAAAAGATTCTGAATGAAAAGGATGTATAAATGAATGTCTTTCTACTCTCCCTTCTCGAATCTTGTAAAGAAGCCCATTCACTTAGATTTGAAGTTGTACCGGACACAAAAGAAGATATAAAAACTAGCCAACAAAAAGTTACTGACAGAAATGAGAGAGCCTGTGAGCTGTTTAAAGGAACTGATGATATGACTGTATATTGAAGGTGAAGCCGGTGAAGGGTCTCTCGTGGCGGACCGGCGCCATCGGTAACGCGGTGTGGGGCGGAGTGCTGCTGAGGGACGTGTTGCTGGCGGCAGGGGTCTCGGACAAGGACACGGAGGGGAAACACGTCACGGTACACatacacgcacacgcacacacacacgcgcaccCATTCTGTTATACACGAGAAGAACAGGTTATAGttctttatataagaataaactaAGTGATAAACTTTAATCGATCTTTGGTGTTCTTGTAAGGAGTGAGGATTTTGGTCTTTCAAAGTGggatgtattatatgtaacctaaatttataagataagATGGGACAGCCAGTCCGCAGTCGGTAGAGCAGTGACGCTAATGGCGGCGAGCTTGACGCTTATCGGATGTCCgagtaatgtaaatattttcacttacTGGTGGGACCGTTCCGGATATTGGTGTAGTTGGCATCATctgtattaatgtatttatattataattctctTGGTATCAGATTTAGTTAGACAATCAACTGTTCTCTCACCGTCATTTCCATTAAGCTAATACTGGGAACTCGATATCAATGGCATATTTCCTTATGTTTAACGTGTGCAGCTGATGGGTGCCGACATGGACGCGACGGGTACTTACTTCAGTACGTCCATACCGCTGTCTCACGCCCTGGACGAGCGTGCCCGGGTCCTGTTGGCCACCTCCATGAACGGAGCGCCTCTCACCAAGGACCACGGACATCCCCTGAGGGTGGTGGTCCCGGGGGCGCCGGCCGTCAGGAGCGTCAAGTGGCTGCGTCAGTAcccataaatataattctgctTGCTCTAAGCCGGGATCGTCACATACGGAACGTTCAcagattttcattcataaaacttcGCATATTATAGTGTTATCGTAGTTTAGTGTCGGCAGACTCGTGTGTGTGGAGATGTGCGAGGCAAGTTTCGATCATCTCACAACAGAAACGTTTCTACTTCATTCATACACCTGACACTAGCGTGTGGGGGGGGGATGACGTCACTCGCGTCACCTCGTGCGTGTATCTGTTATAGAGTGCATCAAGGTGTCGTCGGAGGAGAGTCCGTCTCACTGGCACCAGAGAGACTACCGCTCGTTCGGTCCGAGCGTGTCGTGGGAGACGGCGGACTTCCCCTCCGCGCCCCCCGTCTACAGCCTGCCCGTCACCTCGGCCGTGTGCTCGCCCGAGGACGGTGACACCGTACGTCCTCGCCGGGGAGCGCTGCACGTGCAAGGTACGTATGTCCCGAGCCGCTCGCTCTGGCTCCGGCCTGTCTatatctgtctgtctgtcaggGTACGCGTACTCGGGCGGCGGCGCGAAGATCATCCGCGTAGAGGTCAGTACGGACCGCGGCGCCACATGGCGTGAGGCGCGGCTCAGGAGCGACAGCGCTCCGCCCAGAGAACACTACTCCTGGACACTGTGGGATGTCGATCTGCCGGCCGCCGGACCGCAGGTCTGTGTCTGACTGAGACAATCTTGCCGCTCGATAGCTATCTATATAAAGTGACAAACGTGTTCCAGATGGAGATATGGGTGAAGGCTACCGACAGCAACTTCAACGCTCAGCCGGAGAACTTCAGAGACATCTGGAACATCCGCGGCATCATCAGTAACGcctatcataaaataaaagttaacgTAGAACAGTGACCGCCGTGAGGAACCATTCATCttgatgaaaataaagataacTCGAACATTTCCTCAAAATTGTATAGTTTCAGGCACAGAGAAAGTGATGTTTATATAGTATCGATGGAAATAGATTTGTTTTCCTggaaatttctattttttatacaataacatatttattaaatcagtaGGTAAGCATGGTCTCAACACTAATCAGAACACGAACGAATCAAATATGATCTATAGTTCCAATAGAATTAAGAAATCCTGTCCCTACCGACTGTGACGAACAATTAGAATAAATGATTAATGAACCTActcttatttttacttaacatattatatccttaaaatatttaatcgcCACAACTTATTGAttgaagaatatatttaaaaaatacgcggcaaatatatatttgagggTAGATTGAAATAGTAACGCTGTCAACGATACATCAGTAAATTGTTAAGGTAAAgtgaatttgttattttttttaattattacattgtgTACGTTACATGGTTAACTCGTTCTAAGTctcaaagtaacaaaaaataatgaagctTGTAATACTCAATATTTCTCCAGTCTCCagtcagaaaaaaattacttctttaCAGtcacttttacataaatattactcgAGAAATAAAACActcgtatatttattattcgacTAGTGTCTAGTAATATTCTCGGCATATATCTTGTATGTTTAAGAGCAACGATCGAGGACACATAGACCTCGTACAGTTAAAAGCCTGTAGGTGTCTACTGCTTTGTGTCCCGCTCAGAGGACTGTTTGTATTAGAAGGAAATGAATGGAATGCAAAATATCAGCTTATGACAGAGTCAAAAATAGACGCTTAAGACAACCGCACTTTAATTTCATCTTCTGATTACAGATGGTATAACTTTAGTACAACCAGTCCTTATTAAGTCATTGGTGACATTATGAGGTTTCATGATTAATTGATAATTCAGACAGACCAAGTATCTCACATAAAAGTAGGTATCACTTCACGTAATACATAGTATCAAACCTTTTAGAGTTATAAAGTTTACCTTATATACAAGCCTCATCCGGATACACATGTACTAAACTATTGCAACTCTGTTGAAGAGATCATATTTAACATctcttcattatattatttttaatcttcatTTCTTTGAACGATCCAACTTTTGAAGCAACTGGCACTTCCTTGTTAGACGAGATTACTGCATCTCTAACAAACTCAAGaaagaataagaaatataattaagaactTGTcggatattaatatttttttacctagTTCCTGATGAAAATAcctatattataagtattacaGTTTCGTAGCTCCATAAACATctattattgcaaaaaaaataaggaaccTAATTAGATATTTcactcattaaattttatcataatatgttattaatttgataaccTTCATTAAATTCAAGTAAACATAATCGTTACGTCACTCTAATCAGTACtaaagtttatttgaatatggcgggttttaaagttattgacCCTTCGCTTTTCAACTTCGGTCTAAGAGTCATTGAACGTAAGTCATGATTCTCAGACGGTTATGTACTagcaaacattattttagaaatacagtaaatgtgaaaaatgtgacaaataagttttattcaaaCGACGTAACGAGCAAAACTAAGAGAgatatattagatttaaatattcgcGGCGAAACCTATTCATTCCCTCACGTCTGGTTACGGGACAACTGCCAGTGCGACCAATGTTTCCATAAATTTGCTCAAAGCCGGATTATTGATTGGAGCAAATTCAACTTGAACAGCTTCCCGAAAGATGTCGTCAAAGATGAAAATTCCGTAAGAATCACTTGGGATGATGGCCACA
Protein-coding regions in this window:
- the LOC116778947 gene encoding sulfite oxidase, producing the protein MSLRTILIRNLFRQKKVFHLTPCIIQSQKQYEDRYSNRSWKNENISVGLLASLILGTQLTENNDNENKQNESEPHQQAGAKRPDLPTYRAEEVSQHNNERSFWVTYKQGVYDVTSFLPSHPGGEQIYNAAGLSVEPFWNVYGMHKTKEIYELLESYRIGNLHEDDLVDHSDDEMWAKEPFRDKRLCVKTARPFNAETPPAEQVRHFDTPAELFYVRQHMPVPDLDGSCHRLTVLVEGEGERRLQLSVDELNRFKRQEVRAALMCAGNRRSEMNLVKPVKGLSWRTGAIGNAVWGGVLLRDVLLAAGVSDKDTEGKHVTLMGADMDATGTYFSTSIPLSHALDERARVLLATSMNGAPLTKDHGHPLRVVVPGAPAVRSVKWLQCIKVSSEESPSHWHQRDYRSFGPSVSWETADFPSAPPVYSLPVTSAVCSPEDGDTVRPRRGALHVQGYAYSGGGAKIIRVEVSTDRGATWREARLRSDSAPPREHYSWTLWDVDLPAAGPQMEIWVKATDSNFNAQPENFRDIWNIRGIISNAYHKIKVNVEQ